cgtGTTTTAGCGtgttctctttttctgccATGTAATTACTTAAATAGGAAGTATACACGATATTTTCGCATAAAAATCTGGAAGACAAGCATAGCgcaggaagaaaaaaacctATTTGCCTATTTGTTTacttgtttgtttgtttgtttgtttatttaACGTTcgtttgtttgtttgttttgaaGTTGTGGtatttgttgttgaaagattttctttcttccaatatttccaaagatagtttttcacttttcaattAAAACATTCATgctggttttttttatcgttCGTTTGTTCATTTGTTTATGTTGGGAAATATTTAGTAAACAAACCGCTTTCATAAGTTCTTGAAGcctttcaaatttgtttgTATATTATTCATAGTTTACAAATTCAACGGAATAATGAGTCTTCAATAATGCATGAActacaaaatttttggcAAATAAGtcaccaagaaaataaactaaTTCTGcagattttcttctcaagatgataaaaataGGCAGTAGAATGATAGTCGACCATTGATGATTTAAAATCTCTAGATGACAGTAATGcacttttcttcattatgAACCAGGGTTCCCTTTTGAACATAATCAATATAATAGCAAACTTGATGAGCGTTAGAATGAGCAATCTCTTacgttgtttttttctgaagTAAAAGGTATTATCAGCAAAAGCCTTAATTCTTAGTGCCATCACTCTCATTGAAGTATCTACTTTGCCCTCAGAATAAATGTAAGgatcttctttcaaattacctatttttttgctacATAAAAACAAGGCGTACCATACCTTATGGCCACGCATTTTGCTTCAACCACTTACTCCTCACCGAATGTACCCTTTCTGCAAGACGCGTTGGGCTAAGTCAGACTTCAAAGAACTCTGCACATatatttttcgtttttcgGATTACTCTTATGAAAGACACCATGTATAAATTTGCGTTACAGAGCCttcctttctttgatgCTTGTTTTTAAGTGTTCTTTTTAGAAGATCTAGGCCTTCTCCGTAGAGTCTGTGGCTTCTTCAGACGCATAATGCATGTTTCTGGTTTTGTTGTGCAAACTCCATTTTGGTGCGATTATTCTCACCGATGGAATCTTAAATGCAATCTGCAATGACTAAATGTGTACGCTTTTTCAGACTTCCAGACTGTGAATTGTGACATTAAATAAATGGTTCAGTCAATTATAGACGGAATAATAACTTGCGCCAGGTATGCTTAGTTGAGATGACAGAAATTGTATAACAGGTGTAAATACAATAAAATCGTGTAAATAAATAGCTGGCTTGATAAAAGTataaacaaataaacagcgtttgaaatgaaaacaGAGTGAAAGGTTTTGGTTGAAGGAAAACCACGAAaactttttaattttttttttttgtacaGCGTGGATCGTGTATTTACTGCATTAGGAAATTTACACGATCCCTgggaaataaaaaaaaatggtggTTTACAAAGACTTACAAGCACACACTCGAGCATTTTTCGTTCTCTACCATTATCAGATATGCTAGAGTTTGCAGAAGtatgatttttcttgctaAGATGGTTACGTTTCTGTTCATCATCTtgagtttctttttttttcagttttaaatgaaaaaattgtctgaaagaagagcaaaaatttcttgcatACTAAAATAACTATCCTAACAGATATTGCAATGACTGAATTGTtttacagaaaaaaattgatctATCTGTATGCAGAAAGATTAGAAAAATCGGATTATCTTCAACTATCTGGCGTATTCAACAGTACAAAAAACATTGACACTTATTGGTATAAAAACAGGAAAACGCTTATTGTTCGATGTACGAGGAGCAATGGGCAGCCtagatttttgaaaatgtcgATCTCGCAATATTAAAATCGGAGCTTAAAAATCTGAAAACAGAAGCAGGcataagaagaaaatacagAGCATCATGTCGAGTCCATTACTCTTCCCGTACTTATACGGTTGCTTGTTATCGAATCTTCAGGATTCCCACACTAAATCCTCGATAATGGCAATCTCttattattcaaatttaGCCTCACCTTTGCATATTATTTCAGTCCGGGTCACCCtatcttatttctttttctctttgaaaattttttgcgATGcccattgaaaaaattggcaGATATTGTATAAGTGGTATAAGGTGAACTTTCATATACTAATTCTGATTCAATTTGTCTTCGAAATCAAGGGGATATAAGTAATTGGCAAGAATGGGTAAGacgcaaaagaaaaatagtaAGGGTCGTTTAGATAGATACTATTATCTGGCTAAAGAGAAGGGTTATCGTGCTCGTTCGTCTTTCAAGATTATCCAGATTAACGAAAAGTATGGCCATTTCTTAGAAAAGTCGAAGGTCGTTATTGATCTGTGTGCTGCTCCTGGTTCGTGGTGTCAAGTTGCGTCCAAACTCTGTCCTATTAACTCATTAATTATCGGTGTGGATATTGTTCCAATGAAGCCGATGCCCAACGTTATTACTTTCCAGAGTGACATTACCACTGAAGATTGTAGATCAAAGTTAAGAGGTTACATGAAGACTTGGAAAGCAGACACGGTGTTACATGATGGTGCACCTAATGTCGGTTTGGGTTGGGTTCAAGATGCCTTCACCCAATCGCAATTAACCTTGCAAGCTTTAAAGTTGGCCGTGGAAAATCTAGTTGTAAATGGTACATTTGTCactaaaattttcagatcCAAAGATTATAATAAGTTGATTTGGGTTTTCCAACAactgtttgaaaaagttgaagcCACAAAACCGCCTGCATCGAGAAATGTTTCTGCAGAAATTTTCGTTGTTTGTAAAGGTTTCAAAGCACCAAAGAGGTTAGATCCTAGGTTATTGGATCCAAaggaagtttttgaagaattacCAGACGGACAACAGAACATGGAATCTAAAATTTACAATCCTGAGAAAAAAGTTAGAAAGAGACAAGGTTATGAAGAAGGTGACAATTTATTATATCACGAAACCTCAATTTTGGATTTCGTTAAAACCGAAGACCCAATAACCATGcttggagaaaaaaataaatttaCCATTGATAAGGATGATCATGAATGGAAGATcttagaaaaattgaagcaAACCACGGAAGAATTTCATTCATGtattgaagatttgaaggTTTTAGgtaagaaagatttcaaaatgatcTTAAGATGGAGAAAGGTTGCCAGGGATATTTTGGGTACTGAAGTGAAGGATGGAGATAGCACCGAAATTGAGATAGTGCCGTTaacagaagaagagcaaattgaaaaggacCTTCAAGGCTTACAAGAGAAACAGCGTCTAAACATCAAACgtgaaagaagaagaaaaaatgaaatgaaacaaaaggAACTACAAAGGATGCAAATGAACATGATAACCCCTACTGATATTGGTATTGAAGCTGCAAGTCTGGGTAAAGAGTCACTGTTTAATTTAAAGACTGCAGAAAAAACTGGTATTCTGAACGATTTGGCTAAGGGTAGGAGAAGAATGATTTTTACAGACGATGAACTGGCCAAAGATAACGATATCTACATTGATGAAAGTGTTATGATCAAAGACAAGGACTCTGCTGCTGATGCAGACGATTTAGAAAGTGAGTTGAATGCCATGTATAGTGACTACAAAACCAGAAGATCAGAAAGAGATGCTAAATTTAAAGCCAAGCAAGCTCGTGGTGGTGATAATGAGGGAGAATGGACCGGTTTCAATGAGGTAAACGCGGAAAAGggagaggaagaaaataaagactATATCGAAGAtaaagatgacgaagataTCGAAGGTGATTccgatgacgatgaagcCATCACTAACTTGATCAGTAAATTGAAGGGACAAGATGGTGATCATAAATTGAGTAGCAAAGCTCGTatgattttcaatgatCCAATATTCACCAATGTCGAACCTGATTTACCGGTAAATACCATTAACGATGGCATGATGACTTCTGAGGCTGTTGGCGATATTTCTAAATTacataagaaaagaaagtatgAAGAAATACAGCCACGGGAAGAAACAGATTCCTCTGATGAGAGTTCAAGTGATGATTCCGATTTCGAGATTGTGGCCAATGATAATGTGTCAGAAGATTTTGATTCTGATTACGattctgaagaagaaaaaaatcaaacaaagaaagaaaagcatTCTAGGGACATTGATATTGCCACTGTTGAAGCTATGACTTTGGCACATCAGTTGGCGCTGGGCCAAAAGAATAAGCATGATCTTGTTGATGAAGGTTTCAATAGGTATACCTTCCGTGACACCGAAAACCTGCCAGAATGGTTCctagaagatgaaaaggaGCATTCCAAGATAAATAAGCCGATCACAAAAGAAGCTGCGATGGCaatcaaagagaaaataagaGCAATGAACGCCCGTCCTATCAAGAAAGTTGCTGAAGCCAAAGCAAGAAAGAGGATGCGCGCTGTGACTCGTTTAGAAAAGATTAAGAAGAAGGCAGGTTTAATTAACGATGATTCTGACAAGACAGAAAAGGATAAGGCCGAAGAAATCTCTAGATTGATGCGGAAGGTTACCAAAAAACCAAAGACTAAGCCAAAGGTTACTTTGGTTGTTGCCGCGGGTAGGAACAAAGGTTTGGCAGGTAGGCCAAAGGGTGTTAAAGGTAAGTATAAGATGGTTGATGGTGTCATGAAGAATGAACAAAGAGCCTTGAGACGTATTGCGAAAAAACATCATAAGAAAAAGTAGTAACAAAAAGCACTGTTTATTACATCCCTCCTtgtataataataaaaaaaataaagaaaaaagagcgacagatatatttatatatacatagaTTTAACCAACATCATTAGAAATCATCTGTAAACTATTTTTTCCTCCAACAAGAACGCCCAAACCATTTTATTCCTGTTTTACTGAcgcttttttcttatttttaccAAATGCCTTAGAGAAAAGATATATGAAGGAAATGATCAAGCACAGTAAGGTTATATATTTTATCTTGGAGTAATCATTTGTATCAGGTCTTGGAATTGGCACAGAAAGCGTAGTCGTGTTCAAATGACGGAATGAAGTATCGTCTGTGAATAGAGATTCATACCCGAGGCCCTTCTTATAGAATGGGTTATGAGAAACCTTATTGTCACCTGTATCGCAAGCTAGTATAATTTCTGGATCGAATAATACTTCAAATTTCTCCTCATTGCCATCGGACGGTTCGATGTATCTAGAGTGCAACGTTATTTCGTTTATGATGCCAGCCTTTAATTCAAATATACTCTCTGATCCCCATGCTTGATTTCGAAGAGAGTATTCTGGCAATTCCAAGTCATGTTCACCAAAAAGTAATAGAGGTGATGATTGGAATTTATCGACAAACAATTCTAATGGTAATTGCAAGTGCATTAGGTACATACATTGTGAGCGCTCTTCGAGACTTGTGAGATCAACCTTTACTTTCGGATGCAACCCAATTGGTTGTTCCAAGAATACCGATGTCGTTTGTATCGAGTGGTTATAGGCAATATGGCCTGGCTTGTACAATAAAGACGTTTTCTGACATCTTTCCATCTTGCTGTCATCCAACCCCCAATTACAACGTATTCCGCCAATATCAACGTCATTCTCATCACTGGAATctacaaagaaaacaccCATCTCtagtttttcatctttcaaTTTACCAATTGTAAATTCTTTACCTTGTTTCAACGGACGATACTCgataatttgaatttgagaaGGCTCCACTGTAATGTCATACGTGAAATCTTTTGGATTCCATACTAGATCTAAATTTATTTCGAAAGGTAAATGCTGTTTTATATCAAATTCTTCACCGTGAAATGACTTGTACATTGGATTACTGATAAATCTTTCTGGCACCTCCGTCGAGTTCGAGTAAACTGAAAACCCAACACTcagttcattttcaataacagTCAAATCTCTGGTCAGATCCGCTCTGGGTCTCCAggtgatttttttgaaggacTCATCGACATTTCCCGTCCTTTCTAATAGCCACCTTTGCTGTAAAACAACACCAGGACCACCTTGCACTGTCAGATGAGTATCATTCTGACTCATGTGACTACCAATATCTTCAGGAGCATTATACAGCACGGTTACTCTATGTCTTGTAACCATTATTCAGCTCGAGACGTACACTTTTTCGCCTCCAGTCCCCAACTGATTAATTATAACTAGCGTTCTCTTCATTTGATCTTTTTCATCAGGGGgatcttcaagaaaaggaactttttcaagaaaaaatgcacattcatttcttttgtaaTCCTTCAAGCTTTTACTGGTAAGATACAAGGATAGAAATTTCTGCAGTTAGTGTGTTTCATCGATCCTCCTGCGTGATAAAGTTTTTGGTTATCCCCTTCTATCCTGTATTGTTCCACTGCAGTCGACTGTGTTCGAAGATTGGGAGCTCATTTCGTGTTTGCACTAAGAGCATACTTTTGATTCATAAAGGTCGCTAAGACTTATTTGTATTTGCCTGTTTGAAGAAGCTTTCCAACTATTTACATTCATTTATTCTGGTTAAGTATCGTAAACTCGCTGACAGCCAAATCACACACTTTCCTCAAAGTAGGAAAATGTCCGATACGCATACGCAACATGTGCAGATAACAGAGCCAAATGCCGTGAATACTTTGTCTACACCATCCAAAAGAGGTCACCGTCATCGCAGGTCATTGGCCATATCAGGAgactttgattttttgaaccaTTCTGTAGCATTTGCGAATTTGCCACCTCCACAACCACTTGAAAATTATCCTGCAACCGCTCCTACTGCCGTATTGAATACCTTATCACCAACACGCTATAGCAGATTCACCTTTCAATCGAATGAAGACGCGGGAACGTTAGATTTGCCTGAACCAAGATTTTATCCGGTGTCACCAAGGAATTATATGCAAACACCAAGTCCTCGTTTTTTCATTAGCGAAGAGCCAAGTTACTCATCACCGGTCAAAGGCGTTCCTGATGCAATAATTAATCTCGATGACGCATTGAAGACAAGGCCCAGGTCATTCAAATCACATAGAAGGTCCGAATCTGCACCTCCCGACTTGGAGGTTATGATTGGTAAGAGAAACTGTACACCTAACTCCAATTCTATGATTaaggaagaggaggatTCTCTAAATGAATTAGAATCAAGAAATGACTCGAACAAGCAAGAACTACCGGCAGCGTTATTATCTCCACTTCGGCCTGCCCTTTGTACATCTGAACAGGCTATTGAAATAGACGATTCGACCCTTAATGGATCCCCAACTCATCATAATCATGGCACTCAAAACTTTAGTCCACGGAACT
The genomic region above belongs to Saccharomyces kudriavzevii IFO 1802 strain IFO1802 genome assembly, chromosome: 3 and contains:
- the SPB1 gene encoding 27S pre-rRNA (guanosine2922-2'-O)-methyltransferase (similar to Saccharomyces cerevisiae SPB1 (YCL054W); ancestral locus Anc_1.13) yields the protein MGKTQKKNSKGRLDRYYYLAKEKGYRARSSFKIIQINEKYGHFLEKSKVVIDLCAAPGSWCQVASKLCPINSLIIGVDIVPMKPMPNVITFQSDITTEDCRSKLRGYMKTWKADTVLHDGAPNVGLGWVQDAFTQSQLTLQALKLAVENLVVNGTFVTKIFRSKDYNKLIWVFQQLFEKVEATKPPASRNVSAEIFVVCKGFKAPKRLDPRLLDPKEVFEELPDGQQNMESKIYNPEKKVRKRQGYEEGDNLLYHETSILDFVKTEDPITMLGEKNKFTIDKDDHEWKILEKLKQTTEEFHSCIEDLKVLGKKDFKMILRWRKVARDILGTEVKDGDSTEIEIVPLTEEEQIEKDLQGLQEKQRLNIKRERRRKNEMKQKELQRMQMNMITPTDIGIEAASLGKESLFNLKTAEKTGILNDLAKGRRRMIFTDDELAKDNDIYIDESVMIKDKDSAADADDLESELNAMYSDYKTRRSERDAKFKAKQARGGDNEGEWTGFNEVNAEKGEEENKDYIEDKDDEDIEGDSDDDEAITNLISKLKGQDGDHKLSSKARMIFNDPIFTNVEPDLPVNTINDGMMTSEAVGDISKLHKKRKYEEIQPREETDSSDESSSDDSDFEIVANDNVSEDFDSDYDSEEEKNQTKKEKHSRDIDIATVEAMTLAHQLALGQKNKHDLVDEGFNRYTFRDTENLPEWFLEDEKEHSKINKPITKEAAMAIKEKIRAMNARPIKKVAEAKARKRMRAVTRLEKIKKKAGLINDDSDKTEKDKAEEISRLMRKVTKKPKTKPKVTLVVAAGRNKGLAGRPKGVKGKYKMVDGVMKNEQRALRRIAKKHHKKK
- the PBN1 gene encoding Pbn1p (similar to Saccharomyces cerevisiae PBN1 (YCL052C); ancestral locus Anc_1.14) — translated: MVTRHRVTVLYNAPEDIGSHMSQNDTHLTVQGGPGVVLQQRWLLERTGNVDESFKKITWRPRADLTRDLTVIENELSVGFSVYSNSTEVPERFISNPMYKSFHGEEFDIKQHLPFEINLDLVWNPKDFTYDITVEPSQIQIIEYRPLKQGKEFTIGKLKDEKLEMGVFFVDSSDENDVDIGGIRCNWGLDDSKMERCQKTSLLYKPGHIAYNHSIQTTSVFLEQPIGLHPKVKVDLTSLEERSQCMYLMHLQLPLELFVDKFQSSPLLLFGEHDLELPEYSLRNQAWGSESIFELKAGIINEITLHSRYIEPSDGNEEKFEVLFDPEIILACDTGDNKVSHNPFYKKGLGYESLFTDDTSFRHLNTTTLSVPIPRPDTNDYSKIKYITLLCLIISFIYLFSKAFGKNKKKASVKQE